TACAATGGTATCGGCCATGGCGTTCGTTTCGCCTAATTGAGCGGCAATATCTGCGATATCTTGCTGTAAGCGGGATAATGTCTTGGTGCTTTCCAATGTATAGACCAATTTGGCGGCATAATCGTCGTCAATATTGGGCAACATTTTATAAATAGTTCCCAGCATTCCGCTGCGTTTGGTTGATTTTTCAGTCATACATTACCCTTTTAGCAAGATTTTAAAAAATGTTCTATTTGCTTGTTGAGTTTTTCTGCCAATTCATCGTTGACAATAAAAGCCAAATTGGCCCGAATGTTTTCCACACTGCACCGGACTGCACTCTTTAGCAAATGTTGTCCACAATAAATATCCGATAAAATAACAGGGGCAATGTCTTCTTTAATAGCGTCTAATTCTCTTAAACAGGTGATAGCCGTAGTGGCAGTATCTGCCGGGACCCGTGCGGCATAGGCCAGCGCATCTTGCATGGCTTGAAAGCGTGTAGGATTTTCTTTGGGCAATTTAGCCGCGACTACATAAGCAGCATACGCGGCTCCGTCTTCTTCGATTAAATGATTAAGCTGAGTTTTCAGCGCGGCCAATTTATGTATTGCATTTTCCAGCCGACCTTTTACCTCAGGAGCTGTAGTCTTTCTGCGATGGGTAGTTTGGGCGGCCATTAGTGCCAAACTGCAACCCATAGCGGCGGCCATAGCGGCTGCCGCCCCCCCGCCCGGAGTGGGGTCTGTGGAGGCTAAGGCTTGATTAAATTTTTCTG
The Elusimicrobiaceae bacterium DNA segment above includes these coding regions:
- a CDS encoding cyclodeaminase/cyclohydrolase family protein produces the protein MEWYTAAEKFNQALASTDPTPGGGAAAAMAAAMGCSLALMAAQTTHRRKTTAPEVKGRLENAIHKLAALKTQLNHLIEEDGAAYAAYVVAAKLPKENPTRFQAMQDALAYAARVPADTATTAITCLRELDAIKEDIAPVILSDIYCGQHLLKSAVRCSVENIRANLAFIVNDELAEKLNKQIEHFLKSC